A section of the Methanococcus vannielii SB genome encodes:
- a CDS encoding NCS2 family permease, with amino-acid sequence MSKFVEKYFNFEEHNTNFKVETMAGITTFMTMSYIIFVNPQILSLAGMDFGAVMAATCISAAIGTFIMGVYAKYPFALAPGMGLNAFFTFYIVNGLGLSWQVALGAVFISGILFTILTITKIRTWIFDAIPNALKYGTAVGIGLFIAFIGLKSANVIIANDATLVGLGNILSPATFLALFGLFVTASLMARKVTGAILWGIILTALIGMGLGVSALPSGLIAMPPSLAPTFMQMDIMGALNIGLVNIILALFLVDLLDTLGTLGALSSQGGYLKDGKLPRSEKALMSDSIATAVGATLGTSTVTSYIESASGIGLGGKTGFVSVVVAALFLLSMFFHPFVAAIPGYATAPALIIVGALMISAIRKIDLEDITESVPAFITLITIPLTYSIATGLQLGFIFYPLIKIIAGRAKEVHPIVYLLAILFALKFVVLP; translated from the coding sequence ATGTCAAAGTTTGTTGAAAAGTACTTTAACTTTGAAGAGCACAATACAAACTTCAAAGTAGAAACCATGGCTGGAATTACTACATTTATGACCATGTCGTACATTATATTTGTAAATCCCCAAATATTAAGTCTTGCAGGAATGGATTTTGGGGCAGTAATGGCTGCAACCTGTATTTCTGCAGCAATAGGCACATTTATTATGGGGGTTTATGCTAAATACCCATTTGCACTTGCACCAGGTATGGGCTTGAATGCATTTTTTACGTTTTATATTGTTAATGGTTTAGGGCTTAGCTGGCAAGTTGCACTTGGTGCTGTTTTTATTTCGGGCATACTGTTTACAATATTGACTATAACTAAAATAAGGACGTGGATATTTGATGCAATACCAAATGCATTGAAATATGGTACTGCTGTGGGTATAGGTTTATTTATTGCGTTTATTGGCCTAAAATCTGCCAATGTAATCATTGCAAACGATGCCACCCTTGTTGGGTTAGGAAATATATTATCTCCCGCAACATTTTTAGCACTGTTTGGATTGTTCGTAACAGCTTCTTTAATGGCAAGAAAAGTAACTGGTGCAATTCTTTGGGGAATAATTCTTACAGCACTAATTGGAATGGGTTTAGGCGTTTCTGCACTTCCTTCTGGACTCATTGCAATGCCACCTTCTCTTGCACCAACGTTCATGCAGATGGACATCATGGGTGCGCTTAATATTGGCCTTGTAAACATAATCTTAGCTTTATTCTTGGTTGATTTATTAGACACCCTTGGAACGCTTGGTGCATTGAGTTCACAAGGAGGATATCTAAAAGATGGAAAACTTCCAAGGTCTGAAAAAGCATTAATGTCAGATTCAATTGCAACTGCTGTCGGGGCAACATTGGGTACTTCAACAGTTACAAGTTATATTGAATCAGCTTCGGGAATTGGACTTGGTGGAAAAACCGGTTTTGTGTCAGTAGTAGTTGCTGCACTATTTTTACTTTCGATGTTCTTTCACCCATTTGTTGCAGCAATACCCGGGTATGCAACAGCACCTGCTTTGATTATTGTTGGTGCGTTGATGATATCCGCAATAAGAAAAATTGACTTGGAAGATATTACTGAATCAGTTCCTGCATTCATTACATTAATTACGATTCCACTAACCTACAGTATTGCAACAGGGCTTCAATTAGGATTTATATTCTATCCGCTAATTAAAATAATTGCAGGACGTGCAAAAGAAGTTCATCCAATAGTTTATTTACTTGCAATTCTCTTTGCATTGAAATTTGTTGTACTGCCTTAA
- the sepS gene encoding O-phosphoserine--tRNA ligase — MFKREEIIEMANKDFEKAWIETKGLIKSKRVNESYPRIKPIFGKTHPVNDTIENLRQAYLRMGFEEYINPVIVDERDIYKQFGPEAMAVLDRCFYLAGLPRPDVGLSDEKISQIEKLGINVSCHKESLQKILHGYKKGTLDGDDLVLEISKALEISSEMGLKILEEVFPEFKDLIAVSSKLTLRSHMTSGWFITLSELNGKKPLPFKLFSIDRCFRREQKEDKSHLMTYHSASCVIAGKDVDINDGKAVAEGLLSQFGFTNFKFIPDEKKSKYYTPETQTEVYAYHPKLKEWLEVATFGVYSPVALSKYGIDVPVMNLGLGVERLSMISGNFEDVREMVYPQFYEQSLSDRAISSMVKFDKVPVLDEIYDLTKELIDLCVKNKDITSPCNLKLEKTFIFGKTKKNVKIIVFEKEENKKLLGPSILNEIYVYDGNIIGIPETFEGVKEEFKEFLEKGKVEGVTTGIRYIDALCFKITSKVEEAFVSNTSEFKLKVPIVRSLSDINLKIEEIALKQIMSKNKVIDVRGPVFLNVEVKIE; from the coding sequence ATGTTTAAACGAGAAGAAATCATCGAAATGGCAAATAAGGACTTTGAAAAGGCTTGGATAGAAACTAAAGGCCTCATAAAGTCTAAACGAGTAAATGAAAGTTATCCGAGAATTAAACCAATTTTCGGAAAGACACACCCTGTAAACGATACTATTGAAAATTTAAGGCAAGCATATCTTAGAATGGGGTTTGAAGAATACATAAATCCAGTAATTGTTGATGAAAGGGATATTTATAAACAGTTTGGCCCAGAAGCTATGGCAGTGTTAGATAGGTGCTTTTACCTAGCAGGCCTCCCAAGGCCAGACGTTGGATTAAGTGATGAAAAAATTTCCCAAATTGAAAAACTTGGAATTAATGTATCTTGCCACAAGGAAAGCTTGCAAAAAATACTTCATGGATATAAAAAAGGAACTCTTGATGGCGATGATTTAGTTTTAGAGATTTCAAAAGCTCTTGAAATTTCAAGTGAAATGGGTTTAAAAATTTTAGAAGAAGTTTTCCCAGAATTTAAAGATTTAATTGCGGTTTCTTCAAAATTAACTTTAAGAAGCCATATGACTTCAGGTTGGTTTATAACTCTTTCAGAACTTAATGGTAAAAAACCGCTTCCTTTTAAGCTATTTTCAATCGACAGGTGCTTTAGAAGGGAACAAAAAGAAGATAAAAGTCATTTAATGACTTATCACTCTGCATCGTGCGTAATTGCTGGAAAAGATGTAGATATTAACGATGGAAAGGCAGTTGCAGAAGGACTTTTGTCACAGTTTGGATTTACAAACTTTAAATTCATTCCTGATGAAAAAAAGAGTAAGTATTATACTCCAGAAACTCAGACTGAAGTTTATGCATACCATCCAAAATTAAAAGAATGGCTTGAAGTTGCAACTTTTGGAGTATATTCACCAGTTGCACTTAGTAAATATGGAATAGATGTTCCGGTAATGAATTTGGGGCTTGGTGTTGAACGACTTTCAATGATATCTGGAAATTTCGAAGATGTACGTGAAATGGTATATCCCCAGTTTTACGAGCAGAGCTTATCTGATAGAGCTATTTCATCAATGGTAAAATTCGATAAAGTCCCAGTACTGGACGAAATTTACGATTTAACGAAAGAATTAATTGATTTATGCGTTAAAAACAAAGATATAACATCGCCTTGTAACCTTAAATTAGAAAAAACGTTTATTTTTGGAAAAACAAAGAAAAATGTTAAAATCATTGTATTTGAAAAAGAAGAAAACAAAAAATTACTTGGCCCTTCAATTTTAAACGAGATTTACGTTTATGATGGAAATATTATCGGCATTCCAGAAACTTTTGAAGGGGTAAAGGAAGAATTTAAAGAATTTTTAGAAAAAGGAAAAGTTGAAGGAGTAACTACCGGTATTCGATACATTGATGCATTGTGCTTTAAAATTACATCTAAAGTAGAAGAAGCATTTGTTTCAAATACTAGTGAATTTAAATTAAAAGTTCCAATTGTTAGAAGTTTGAGCGACATTAACTTAAAAATAGAAGAAATCGCATTAAAACAGATCATGAGTAAAAATAAAGTTATCGATGTAAGGGGGCCCGTATTTTTAAATGTTGAAGTGAAAATTGAATAA
- the feoB gene encoding ferrous iron transport protein B, protein MNEEKNIALIGQPNVGKTTLFNQLTGMKQRIGNWPGVTVEKKEGFFKLNDKNYNVVDLPGIYSLMSDSLDQKIARDYLIENPGATVIDVIDTPNINRNLYLTLQLIELGISPIICLNLIDEAEKFGIHINDQKLSEKLGLKVIRTSGRHKIGIDSLKDSVYTSEYRANPVTYSKLLENAIHKIDKKLEEGNYKISSTYQKLPKRWLSISLLESDPDVLKEFSKNLELMEFINNLKAEVENEIKHDVESYIVEQRYKKCDEILAGVMVNSELYEDIDTIVVHPVYGLVIFAAVLYLMYNFVFGVGELFSGIIGEFFEILGEYLLIILSESYSGIIVDGLLAGVGAVLEFFPMIFLIMFSLSTLEDTGYLSRVTALTHNIMSKMGLSGKSFIPLITAFGCSVPALMGTRFISSHKERLITLLITPLIPCSARFIIIGFFASAFFIESAVLFTMAILGITFGLLFLVSYVLSKFIKGDSEEYIFELPPYRIPDWKNIFKMTWEKSKEFLKKAGTIIALGSLLFYGLITYPSPDSNYAMVLGNILEIVTKYMGLDWRGAVSLVFGIFAKELVVSSLSILYPGNISDFISPLQAFVLTLVSVLYIPCIATIAAFYLETRSIKWTAFSISYNILLATFVGIMAYNIGKLIGF, encoded by the coding sequence ATGAATGAAGAAAAAAATATTGCCCTAATCGGTCAACCAAATGTTGGCAAAACTACTCTATTTAATCAGTTAACTGGAATGAAACAACGAATTGGAAATTGGCCGGGAGTTACGGTAGAAAAAAAAGAAGGATTTTTTAAACTAAATGATAAGAATTACAATGTAGTTGATTTACCTGGAATTTACTCATTAATGTCTGATTCACTAGATCAAAAAATTGCAAGAGATTATTTAATTGAAAATCCCGGTGCAACAGTTATTGATGTAATTGATACGCCAAATATTAACAGAAACTTATATTTAACGCTACAACTAATTGAACTTGGAATTTCTCCAATAATATGCCTTAACTTAATTGATGAAGCGGAAAAATTTGGTATACATATAAATGACCAGAAATTAAGCGAAAAGTTGGGTTTAAAAGTAATTAGGACTTCTGGAAGGCATAAAATAGGAATTGATTCATTGAAAGATTCAGTATATACCAGTGAATATCGGGCAAATCCTGTAACTTATTCAAAACTGTTGGAAAATGCAATCCATAAAATAGATAAAAAGCTTGAAGAAGGAAATTATAAAATTTCTAGCACTTACCAAAAACTTCCAAAAAGATGGCTTTCAATATCTCTTTTAGAAAGTGACCCTGATGTATTAAAGGAATTTTCAAAGAATTTAGAATTAATGGAATTTATAAATAACTTGAAAGCTGAAGTAGAAAATGAAATAAAGCACGATGTTGAAAGTTATATTGTAGAGCAGAGATATAAAAAATGTGATGAAATTTTAGCCGGAGTTATGGTAAACAGTGAACTTTATGAAGATATCGATACAATAGTGGTTCATCCAGTATATGGACTCGTTATATTTGCGGCAGTATTATATTTAATGTATAATTTCGTATTTGGTGTTGGAGAATTATTTTCAGGGATCATTGGGGAATTTTTTGAAATATTGGGTGAATATTTATTAATTATACTTTCTGAATCCTATTCGGGAATTATCGTTGATGGACTTTTAGCTGGAGTTGGGGCAGTTTTGGAATTTTTCCCGATGATATTTTTGATAATGTTTTCTCTTTCAACACTGGAAGATACGGGCTATTTATCAAGAGTTACTGCTTTAACACACAATATAATGTCAAAAATGGGATTAAGCGGAAAATCATTTATTCCATTAATAACCGCATTTGGATGTAGTGTTCCAGCATTAATGGGGACGAGATTCATTTCAAGCCATAAGGAACGACTTATAACTTTACTTATAACTCCACTTATTCCCTGTTCTGCGAGATTTATAATTATTGGATTTTTTGCATCGGCGTTTTTTATTGAAAGTGCAGTATTATTTACAATGGCAATACTTGGAATTACATTCGGGCTTTTATTTTTAGTTTCATATGTACTGAGCAAATTTATAAAGGGAGATTCTGAAGAATATATTTTTGAACTTCCACCTTACAGGATCCCCGACTGGAAAAATATTTTTAAAATGACATGGGAAAAAAGTAAAGAGTTTTTGAAAAAAGCAGGAACAATAATTGCATTAGGTTCGCTTTTGTTTTATGGGCTTATAACTTATCCAAGTCCGGATTCAAATTATGCGATGGTACTTGGAAATATTCTTGAAATTGTAACTAAATACATGGGCCTTGATTGGAGGGGCGCAGTTTCACTCGTATTTGGTATATTTGCAAAAGAATTAGTTGTTTCAAGTTTGAGTATACTTTATCCAGGAAATATCTCGGACTTCATAAGCCCTTTACAAGCATTTGTACTTACACTCGTTTCAGTACTTTATATACCTTGTATTGCAACAATTGCGGCATTCTATCTTGAAACAAGAAGTATTAAATGGACTGCATTTAGTATTTCTTATAATATCTTACTCGCAACGTTTGTTGGGATTATGGCATATAATATTGGAAAGTTGATTGGATTTTAA